Proteins encoded in a region of the Elizabethkingia bruuniana genome:
- the msrB gene encoding peptide-methionine (R)-S-oxide reductase MsrB, with protein MNTILKTLAINLIILVSIQVSAQSEKFKIHNPYYSRTANNSLNVSNTEWKKILTPELYMVAREAATETAFTGKYYEFDEKGTYYCAVCGNPLFLSTSKFATTCGWPSFYQPIHKNSVKYRKDTSYNMVRTEVLCGRCGSHLGHIFDDGPQPTGKRFCMNSVCLDFVPNKK; from the coding sequence ATGAATACAATATTAAAAACACTAGCTATCAACCTGATTATATTGGTTTCCATTCAGGTTTCTGCGCAGTCTGAAAAGTTTAAAATCCACAATCCTTATTACTCCCGCACAGCCAATAATTCCTTAAATGTAAGTAATACAGAATGGAAAAAAATTCTAACACCAGAGCTTTATATGGTTGCCAGAGAAGCTGCTACAGAAACTGCCTTTACAGGAAAATATTATGAATTCGATGAGAAAGGAACTTATTACTGTGCAGTTTGTGGTAATCCATTATTCCTTTCCACTTCAAAATTTGCAACCACATGTGGCTGGCCTTCTTTTTACCAGCCAATACATAAGAACAGTGTAAAATACAGAAAAGATACTTCTTACAATATGGTAAGAACAGAAGTTTTATGTGGCAGATGTGGCTCTCACCTCGGTCATATTTTCGATGATGGCCCTCAGCCGACCGGAAAGCGCTTTTGTATGAACTCAGTTTGTCTAGATTTTGTTCCAAACAAAAAATAA
- a CDS encoding RNA polymerase sigma factor, protein MREKNETGFHHLYDHYSGALYGVIFRIVQSKEYTEEIIQDVFVKIWNSVHQYDSQKGRFYTWMINIARNTAIDYLKSKGFQNELKNQSIPDFVYNSTALSTSNNTSDFIGFNNVLESLETDKQELINMAYYQGYTQNEISEQLKIPLGTVKTKMRNALMKLRDLLKDYQ, encoded by the coding sequence TTGAGAGAAAAAAACGAAACTGGTTTTCATCATTTGTATGATCACTACTCTGGCGCATTGTATGGTGTGATATTCCGGATTGTGCAATCTAAAGAATATACTGAAGAAATTATTCAGGATGTTTTCGTTAAGATCTGGAACTCTGTTCATCAGTACGACTCGCAAAAAGGCAGATTCTATACATGGATGATCAATATTGCAAGAAATACAGCAATAGATTATTTAAAATCAAAAGGTTTTCAGAATGAATTGAAAAACCAATCAATTCCGGATTTCGTATATAATAGTACAGCCCTTTCTACATCCAATAATACATCTGATTTTATTGGTTTTAATAATGTACTTGAAAGTTTGGAGACAGATAAACAAGAGCTTATTAATATGGCCTATTATCAGGGATATACACAGAATGAAATATCTGAACAACTGAAGATACCGCTGGGGACCGTGAAAACAAAAATGAGGAATGCACTAATGAAATTAAGAGATTTATTAAAAGATTATCAATAA
- a CDS encoding anti-sigma factor: protein MNTKEYISSGIIESYILGLASPEEAGILECVMKNNAEVKAAFEEAQKTMEDLATAQAMTPPEDLKSKIWNKIQKEQITEEKTTDVSQSSMNLRIEEKREIKGSEKNTSWKNFAVAASVLFLVSIAGNLYWLNRQSETKKEIVKLETTNQAQNLALQKMNEKWQTLSGSNMQIIALKGVEKHPEAKATVFWDQKTKEVYLNAESLPKAPEGMQYQLWAIADGKPVNAGMYSEEKDSRVALSKIPKAQAFAITLEKKNGSEVPTMENMFVMGGI, encoded by the coding sequence TTGAATACTAAAGAATACATATCATCCGGAATTATAGAATCTTATATTCTAGGTCTTGCTTCTCCCGAGGAGGCAGGCATTTTGGAATGTGTTATGAAGAATAATGCTGAGGTAAAAGCTGCTTTTGAAGAAGCACAAAAGACAATGGAAGATCTGGCTACAGCACAAGCCATGACACCTCCGGAAGATTTAAAATCTAAAATCTGGAACAAAATTCAGAAAGAACAAATAACAGAAGAAAAGACTACTGATGTTTCCCAATCTTCAATGAATCTTAGGATTGAAGAAAAAAGAGAAATAAAAGGAAGTGAAAAAAATACGAGCTGGAAAAATTTTGCAGTTGCAGCATCTGTTCTGTTTCTGGTGAGTATCGCAGGGAATTTATATTGGCTAAACCGACAGTCTGAAACTAAAAAAGAAATTGTAAAACTCGAAACAACTAATCAGGCTCAGAATTTGGCTTTGCAAAAGATGAACGAAAAGTGGCAAACACTGTCCGGTTCCAATATGCAAATTATTGCTTTAAAGGGTGTGGAGAAACATCCGGAAGCTAAAGCTACAGTTTTCTGGGATCAGAAAACTAAAGAGGTTTATCTGAACGCGGAGAGTCTGCCGAAAGCTCCGGAAGGAATGCAGTATCAGCTTTGGGCTATTGCAGATGGTAAACCAGTAAATGCCGGAATGTATTCTGAAGAAAAAGACAGCAGGGTAGCTCTTTCAAAAATACCAAAAGCTCAGGCCTTTGCTATAACTCTGGAAAAGAAAAACGGAAGCGAGGTTCCTACTATGGAGAATATGTTTGTAATGGGAGGGATTTAA
- a CDS encoding DUF2971 domain-containing protein, whose product MRVFKYRSNYGRDLITLTCNQLFASKYEDLNDPFESMQFMDPINDESFIESLPYLTNKAELKAAYSEVVRLLKTQGVYSLSKDVDNEILWALYSDSHRGFAIEYETDILLKDFNFDPNIPCAFMFDIEYTNTSRVPKIIQQALNGKLNIQSIIGNKSTAWEKENELRITFEDWGLLTYNHTAVKSIIFGAKARKEDIKNTMNLLKGRGLKYKQIEISSKKYQLKVKPIEDLYPNSPQYYQNKAFFDKGLLLKQNLKEYYKYKKQIERIALKIVELPNILEIQEIVLTGDTSEPTLQILCKNDLRKLTTRNFSFKYIKRKGFIETT is encoded by the coding sequence ATGAGAGTTTTCAAATACAGAAGTAACTATGGACGCGACCTGATTACCTTAACCTGTAACCAGCTATTTGCCTCGAAATATGAAGATCTTAATGATCCTTTTGAAAGCATGCAGTTTATGGATCCCATAAACGATGAATCGTTTATTGAGAGTCTCCCCTATTTAACCAATAAAGCTGAACTAAAGGCTGCCTATTCGGAAGTGGTTCGGTTATTAAAAACTCAGGGTGTATACTCGCTTTCAAAAGATGTGGATAATGAAATCTTATGGGCATTGTATTCCGATTCGCACAGAGGATTTGCCATTGAATATGAAACAGATATTCTGTTGAAAGATTTCAATTTTGACCCTAATATTCCATGTGCCTTTATGTTTGACATTGAATACACCAATACTTCCAGAGTTCCAAAGATCATACAACAGGCTTTAAACGGAAAGCTCAATATCCAGAGTATTATTGGCAACAAATCGACGGCATGGGAAAAGGAAAATGAGTTAAGAATAACATTTGAAGATTGGGGGCTTCTTACTTATAATCACACCGCTGTTAAATCTATTATATTCGGGGCAAAAGCACGAAAAGAGGATATTAAGAATACGATGAACCTACTGAAGGGGCGTGGTTTAAAGTATAAACAAATTGAAATAAGCTCTAAAAAATACCAGTTAAAAGTAAAGCCCATTGAAGATTTATATCCAAACAGTCCTCAGTACTATCAGAATAAAGCTTTTTTCGATAAAGGATTATTATTAAAGCAAAATCTAAAAGAATACTACAAATACAAAAAACAAATAGAAAGGATAGCATTAAAAATTGTAGAGCTGCCCAATATTCTAGAAATCCAGGAGATTGTACTAACAGGAGATACAAGTGAACCTACACTTCAAATTTTATGTAAAAATGATCTGAGAAAGCTAACCACTCGAAATTTCAGTTTCAAATATATTAAGCGAAAAGGATTTATTGAAACAACATAA
- a CDS encoding TMEM175 family protein — protein sequence MENQENEGYSGTEVKHPKQEFQVERLAFFSDAIFAIAITLLIIEFKVPHVTRESTYDQVLGELSELKYNFLALLFSFGLISMFWIRHHFLFKHIHNYNGPVIRLNMLIMLTIIFFPFTTTFYADSVENFAVFTLAFRLFALNNILAALSIFALSYYVFVAHTELSYSIPEYYKRKFFLDNLFLASMFILLLVLTFFTDSAKLLGGIACVTILVKNILERILKISHVKYS from the coding sequence ATGGAAAATCAGGAAAATGAAGGATATTCAGGTACAGAAGTAAAACATCCGAAGCAGGAATTTCAGGTAGAAAGGCTGGCTTTTTTCAGCGATGCTATTTTTGCAATAGCGATTACCCTTCTTATTATTGAGTTCAAAGTGCCACATGTTACCCGGGAAAGCACATATGATCAGGTACTCGGAGAGCTGTCGGAACTAAAGTATAATTTTCTGGCCCTGCTTTTTAGCTTTGGACTCATCTCAATGTTCTGGATCAGACATCATTTCCTGTTCAAACATATCCATAATTACAACGGGCCAGTAATCCGGCTGAATATGCTCATAATGCTTACGATTATTTTCTTTCCGTTTACCACTACGTTTTATGCAGATTCGGTTGAAAATTTTGCTGTATTTACACTGGCATTTCGGTTATTCGCACTCAATAACATTTTGGCAGCTCTTAGTATTTTTGCTCTTTCTTACTATGTTTTTGTTGCGCATACAGAACTTTCTTATAGTATTCCGGAGTATTATAAGCGTAAATTTTTTTTAGACAATTTGTTTCTGGCAAGTATGTTTATTTTATTGCTTGTACTCACGTTTTTTACTGATAGTGCAAAGCTATTAGGGGGGATTGCTTGTGTTACTATTCTTGTAAAAAACATTCTGGAAAGAATATTGAAAATTAGTCATGTAAAATATTCCTGA
- a CDS encoding BCCT family transporter, translating into MMKFSNFKTTFSKGVTVPSLIFIITVCVLSAVFPKLTEGLLNNVKEFIFVKLNWIYVWSVTIFVLFLIYLMFSKYGNIRLGRNDSKPKYSFFSWISMLFAAGMGIGLMYFSVAEPMQHYSNDVFTGNNHINRAKNAQLYTFFHWGVHAWAIYGVVGLALSYFAYRYRLPLSLRSCFYPLLKDKINGRWGNAIDVFALCSTFFGITTTLGFGVVQINSGLQTLHIVPENSFVYQVIIVSVLVTLSIISAVTGVDKGVKLLSNINVISVIVLLVFVLALGPTVYLIGSFTEGLGNYINNFFNLTFGTHVYEEETLPWFYNWTILYWAWWISWSPYVGLFIAKISKGRTIREFIAAVLILPTLFNFIWMSVFGNSAIWIDLHTAGGALSQLAGDPDALMFRFLEYMPFSSIVSFFVILIILIFFVTSADSGMFVMNSIATKNAKVSPKWQTVFWGVLLAVLALLLLNAGGLKALQSMTLITALPFSIIIILFIVSLMKALIIDKNYYERDFSASTAPWSGEYWKERLKQIISLDDRQSIDHFINTTVKTAFTELQAEFAENGTEAKINTYENPTRIEIEIQYDLVNNFLYGVRNQSRTVSAYLLNEDNLPDADDNQAHFPGSYFGDAREGYDVRLFTKNELISDVLKHYERFIEIISEERNEMFISSNANKRMK; encoded by the coding sequence ATGATGAAATTTTCTAATTTTAAAACAACATTCAGTAAGGGCGTTACAGTCCCCAGTCTAATTTTTATTATTACCGTCTGTGTACTTTCGGCAGTTTTCCCAAAACTTACGGAAGGCCTCCTGAACAATGTAAAAGAATTTATTTTTGTTAAACTCAATTGGATATATGTATGGTCGGTGACCATATTTGTTCTTTTTCTTATCTACCTTATGTTCAGTAAGTATGGAAATATCCGGCTGGGCAGGAATGATAGTAAACCCAAATACTCCTTTTTCTCATGGATTTCCATGCTGTTTGCAGCAGGAATGGGGATTGGGTTGATGTACTTTAGTGTTGCTGAACCTATGCAGCATTATTCCAACGATGTATTTACCGGAAACAACCACATCAACAGAGCAAAAAATGCACAGTTGTATACCTTCTTCCATTGGGGGGTTCATGCATGGGCTATTTATGGAGTTGTAGGTCTGGCTTTATCATATTTTGCTTACCGTTACAGATTACCTCTTTCTCTGCGAAGCTGCTTTTATCCGTTACTGAAAGATAAAATAAACGGTCGATGGGGAAATGCTATTGATGTTTTTGCCCTTTGCAGTACCTTCTTTGGTATTACCACAACATTAGGATTCGGAGTGGTGCAGATTAATTCGGGTTTGCAGACATTGCATATTGTACCGGAGAATAGTTTTGTTTATCAGGTTATTATTGTAAGTGTATTGGTAACTCTTTCTATTATCTCTGCGGTTACAGGAGTAGACAAAGGCGTGAAATTGCTGAGTAATATTAATGTAATCAGTGTAATTGTACTATTGGTTTTTGTACTGGCTTTAGGGCCGACAGTCTATCTGATCGGTAGTTTTACAGAGGGACTGGGTAATTATATCAATAACTTCTTTAACCTTACGTTCGGAACTCATGTTTATGAAGAGGAGACCCTGCCGTGGTTCTACAATTGGACAATTTTATATTGGGCATGGTGGATTTCGTGGTCCCCGTATGTAGGACTATTTATTGCTAAAATATCGAAAGGGAGAACCATCAGAGAATTTATTGCAGCAGTACTGATTCTGCCAACCTTATTTAATTTTATCTGGATGTCTGTTTTTGGGAACAGTGCGATCTGGATAGACCTTCATACTGCTGGTGGAGCGCTTAGCCAACTGGCTGGTGATCCGGATGCATTAATGTTCAGGTTTCTGGAGTATATGCCATTCTCTTCCATTGTAAGTTTCTTTGTAATATTAATTATTCTTATCTTTTTTGTGACCTCTGCAGATTCAGGAATGTTTGTGATGAACAGCATTGCAACGAAAAATGCAAAGGTTTCTCCAAAATGGCAAACCGTATTCTGGGGAGTATTGCTCGCAGTATTGGCTTTATTATTACTCAATGCAGGTGGGTTGAAAGCCTTGCAGAGTATGACACTGATCACAGCACTGCCTTTTTCCATTATCATTATATTGTTTATCGTCAGCCTGATGAAAGCACTTATCATCGACAAAAATTATTATGAACGCGACTTCTCTGCATCTACAGCTCCGTGGTCAGGAGAATATTGGAAGGAACGATTGAAACAGATTATCTCGCTAGACGATCGCCAGTCAATAGACCATTTTATAAATACAACCGTTAAAACGGCGTTTACAGAATTGCAGGCCGAGTTTGCTGAAAACGGAACGGAGGCAAAGATCAATACTTATGAGAATCCTACACGAATTGAAATAGAAATTCAGTATGATCTGGTAAATAACTTTTTATATGGGGTGAGAAACCAGTCCAGAACAGTATCTGCTTATTTATTAAACGAAGATAATTTACCCGATGCAGATGATAACCAGGCGCATTTTCCGGGATCTTATTTCGGTGATGCCCGTGAAGGTTATGATGTAAGGCTCTTTACCAAAAACGAACTGATATCCGATGTGCTGAAGCATTATGAACGTTTTATAGAGATTATCTCCGAAGAACGAAACGAAATGTTTATAAGCAGTAATGCAAACAAGAGAATGAAATAG
- a CDS encoding acyltransferase family protein: MLNTQSPTAAFADTKPHYNILDGLRGVAAITVVCFHIFEAFATSHLDQRINHGYLAVDFFFILSGFVMGYAYSDRWGTMTTKDFIKRRIIRLHPMVVMGALIGGILFYTQVCAVWDVSKVSAISLFGATLLNALLIPATPGTEVRGLGEMFPLNGPSWSLFFEYIGSILYALIIRRFSTKALLALVIAAGLGLGAFAIFGPYGDICAGFSLTGTEFTAGFLRFMFSFSAGLLLFRIFKPMKIKGAFWICSLILVTLLAIPRIGGAEHLWMNGLYDTVCCVIFFPLLVWFGASEKSTNQLTNRICKFLGDLSYPLYMVHYPFIYLYYAWVKNGSLTFQQSFPGAAAVVIGSIVLAYLCLKFYDIPVRKYLTAKLLKPKSSIKN; encoded by the coding sequence ATGTTAAACACTCAATCCCCTACAGCTGCTTTTGCAGACACCAAACCTCATTATAATATTCTTGATGGTTTGCGTGGAGTTGCAGCTATTACCGTAGTATGTTTTCATATTTTTGAAGCTTTTGCAACAAGTCACTTAGACCAGCGTATTAATCATGGTTATCTGGCTGTCGACTTTTTCTTTATCCTTTCGGGATTTGTAATGGGATATGCATACAGCGACCGTTGGGGAACAATGACGACTAAAGATTTTATTAAACGCAGAATTATACGTTTGCATCCAATGGTAGTAATGGGGGCTTTAATTGGTGGTATTTTATTTTACACTCAGGTTTGTGCCGTATGGGATGTATCGAAAGTATCTGCTATATCATTGTTTGGAGCAACGCTTCTCAATGCTCTTTTAATTCCGGCAACACCAGGAACTGAAGTCCGTGGCTTGGGCGAGATGTTCCCGCTAAATGGCCCGAGCTGGTCTTTATTCTTTGAATATATTGGCAGTATTCTTTATGCACTGATTATCCGCAGGTTTTCTACAAAAGCACTTTTAGCTTTGGTTATCGCTGCCGGACTAGGTTTAGGAGCTTTTGCGATATTTGGACCTTATGGTGATATCTGTGCAGGGTTCTCATTGACCGGAACTGAATTTACAGCAGGTTTTCTGCGCTTTATGTTTTCATTCTCTGCAGGTCTGCTTCTCTTCCGTATTTTCAAACCGATGAAAATAAAAGGGGCTTTCTGGATATGCAGTTTAATTCTCGTTACGCTTTTGGCTATCCCTCGTATAGGCGGCGCGGAACATCTTTGGATGAATGGCTTATATGATACAGTATGCTGTGTTATTTTTTTCCCGCTTTTGGTATGGTTTGGAGCATCAGAAAAAAGTACCAACCAATTGACAAACCGTATTTGTAAGTTTCTCGGAGACCTGTCCTACCCACTGTATATGGTACACTACCCTTTTATTTATCTGTATTATGCATGGGTGAAAAATGGCAGCCTTACATTTCAGCAGTCTTTTCCCGGAGCAGCAGCAGTAGTTATAGGCAGTATTGTATTGGCTTATCTGTGTCTGAAATTTTATGATATACCGGTAAGAAAATACCTGACTGCAAAATTATTAAAGCCTAAAAGCAGCATAAAAAATTAG
- a CDS encoding SRPBCC family protein, producing MWQKSYSVITKEVTKEQIWKLTTDIDNWKNWDSSVEDSKLLGDFKVGSFFMLKPKGGPKVKIKLIEIEPYKKFTDLTKFPFAKMYGEHLYEETKDGLKITITMTVEGILGFIWVKLVAKDIVDNLADDISNQIKNANKL from the coding sequence ATGTGGCAAAAATCTTATTCAGTAATTACAAAAGAGGTAACAAAAGAGCAAATCTGGAAATTAACAACCGACATTGATAATTGGAAAAATTGGGATAGCTCGGTGGAGGATTCAAAACTTTTAGGTGATTTCAAAGTGGGCAGTTTCTTCATGCTAAAACCAAAAGGTGGGCCGAAAGTAAAAATTAAACTTATTGAAATTGAACCTTACAAAAAATTTACAGATTTAACGAAATTTCCATTCGCAAAGATGTACGGGGAACATCTTTATGAGGAGACGAAAGACGGACTGAAAATAACTATAACAATGACTGTAGAAGGGATACTAGGCTTTATATGGGTGAAATTGGTAGCAAAAGACATTGTAGATAATCTGGCGGATGATATTTCTAACCAAATAAAAAATGCTAATAAATTATGA
- a CDS encoding EVE domain-containing protein → MTRFWVASISKEHTMRGINGNFIQVCHGKKAPLKRMSKGDMILIYSSKITLDGNEKCQKFTAIGKVADDEIYSFQMSENFVPFRRKIKFYACEEYSILPLIAELDFIENKKMWGYPFRYGFFEINKKDYNLIASKMITNEK, encoded by the coding sequence ATGACACGGTTTTGGGTAGCTTCTATATCAAAAGAACATACTATGCGCGGCATAAACGGGAATTTTATTCAGGTGTGTCATGGTAAAAAAGCACCATTGAAACGAATGAGTAAAGGAGATATGATTCTTATTTATTCTTCTAAAATCACATTAGACGGAAATGAGAAGTGTCAAAAATTCACTGCAATAGGAAAAGTGGCTGATGATGAAATTTATTCGTTTCAAATGTCAGAAAATTTTGTTCCGTTCAGAAGAAAAATAAAATTTTATGCATGTGAAGAATATTCGATTCTTCCTTTAATTGCTGAACTTGATTTTATTGAGAATAAAAAAATGTGGGGCTATCCTTTTCGTTACGGATTTTTTGAAATCAATAAAAAAGATTATAATTTAATCGCATCGAAAATGATTACAAATGAAAAATAA
- a CDS encoding MarR family winged helix-turn-helix transcriptional regulator codes for MKNKDNTFSVERPEDSTGFLLWQVTNLWQREIKKALEKYELTHAQFVLLASTHWLTLQNQDVTQILLSNHTKIDPMTTSTVLRTLQTKGFIRRAEHRTDTRAKTVELTVAGLKNIKQAVVAVEEFDKQFFGLLDGKANDFNSKLIALLGNKNNI; via the coding sequence ATGAAAAATAAAGATAATACGTTTAGCGTCGAGCGACCCGAAGACAGCACAGGCTTTCTGCTATGGCAGGTCACTAACTTGTGGCAGCGGGAAATAAAAAAGGCATTAGAAAAATATGAGCTAACACATGCCCAATTTGTATTACTGGCAAGTACACATTGGCTTACATTGCAAAACCAGGATGTTACACAGATTTTACTTTCTAATCATACCAAAATAGATCCTATGACTACTTCTACTGTTTTAAGAACTCTACAGACAAAAGGATTTATCAGACGAGCAGAACACCGAACAGATACCAGAGCCAAAACTGTTGAATTAACAGTAGCAGGACTGAAGAATATAAAGCAGGCGGTTGTTGCGGTTGAAGAATTTGATAAACAATTTTTTGGCTTACTTGATGGAAAAGCCAATGATTTTAACAGCAAATTAATAGCATTGCTGGGAAATAAAAATAATATATAG
- a CDS encoding HD domain-containing protein, with the protein MLHDTLLKQIDFIKEIDKLKYIQRRTKLFNSDRNENDAEHSWHLAMMAVVLAEHANEPVDILKVIKMVLIHDIVEIDAGDTFIYDTQKNHSNTDEERLAAQRIFGLLPDEQAKELIAIWEEFEAGETAEAKFARAMDRLEPLLQNTSNNGGTWNTPGVNYTKVYAKKIAIKDGAENIWEYAEGLINDSVEKGILKKE; encoded by the coding sequence ATGCTTCACGATACACTGCTCAAACAAATAGATTTTATTAAAGAGATCGACAAGCTCAAATACATTCAGCGCAGAACAAAACTGTTCAATAGCGATCGTAATGAAAATGATGCCGAACATAGCTGGCATTTGGCCATGATGGCGGTTGTATTAGCTGAACATGCTAATGAACCGGTAGATATACTGAAAGTTATCAAGATGGTTCTGATTCATGATATTGTAGAGATAGATGCTGGTGATACCTTTATCTACGATACACAGAAGAACCACAGCAATACTGATGAGGAAAGATTGGCAGCTCAGCGCATATTTGGTTTGTTACCAGATGAGCAGGCGAAGGAACTAATTGCAATATGGGAAGAGTTTGAAGCTGGAGAAACAGCTGAAGCAAAATTTGCCAGAGCGATGGACAGATTAGAACCTCTGCTTCAAAACACCTCCAATAATGGTGGCACATGGAATACACCGGGAGTAAATTATACCAAAGTATATGCTAAAAAAATTGCCATTAAAGACGGAGCCGAAAATATATGGGAATATGCTGAAGGGCTTATCAACGACAGTGTAGAGAAAGGGATTTTAAAGAAGGAGTAA
- a CDS encoding GH1 family beta-glucosidase, translating to MLLTKEAFGKDFIWGVSTAAYQIEGAHNLDGKGPSVWDTFVQKRNKIFRNHTGNIACDHYNRYIDDLHLMHSMNIRNYRFSVSWSRILPEGTGRINQSGIDFYNKLIDLSLELGITPWITLYHWDLPHSLEIKGGWTNRDVKDWFGDYVAICVKSFGDRVKNWMVLNEPTVFSAAGYFFGVHAPGRKSIEGFLAAAHHAALAQAHGARVIKALQPESNVGTTFSCSHVEPYTNREKDIKAAKKADLLLNRLFIEPLLGMGYPVNEIKTLRRIEKYIKQNDEQDLKFDMDFIGIQNYTREIIRYAMFVPFLQAKIVNAKDRKVEMTAMEWEVYPESIYHILKKFQAYENIPPLIITENGAAFSDTLQNNVVHDPKRLQYIQNILQQVLRAKQEGVNVNGYFVWTFLDNFEWAEGYHPRFGLVHVDFQTQQRTVKASGHWYADFIK from the coding sequence ATGTTATTGACAAAGGAAGCCTTTGGCAAAGATTTTATTTGGGGAGTATCTACTGCAGCATATCAAATAGAAGGAGCACATAATCTGGATGGCAAAGGCCCTTCTGTATGGGATACATTTGTGCAAAAAAGAAATAAAATATTCCGCAATCATACAGGCAATATCGCCTGTGATCATTACAACCGCTATATAGACGATCTGCACCTCATGCACAGCATGAACATTCGCAATTACAGATTTTCTGTTTCATGGAGCCGGATTCTGCCAGAAGGTACAGGCCGGATCAATCAGTCCGGAATTGATTTTTACAACAAGCTTATTGATCTTTCTCTGGAACTTGGAATCACGCCTTGGATTACATTATACCATTGGGATTTACCTCATAGCCTTGAAATCAAAGGTGGCTGGACCAACAGAGACGTTAAAGACTGGTTTGGTGACTATGTTGCCATTTGTGTAAAGAGTTTTGGAGATCGTGTGAAAAACTGGATGGTATTAAATGAACCTACAGTATTTAGCGCTGCAGGTTATTTCTTTGGGGTACATGCCCCCGGCAGAAAAAGTATAGAAGGCTTTCTTGCTGCTGCACATCATGCAGCTCTGGCACAAGCCCACGGAGCAAGAGTTATAAAAGCATTACAGCCCGAAAGCAATGTAGGCACTACTTTTTCCTGTTCACATGTAGAACCGTATACAAACCGGGAAAAAGATATTAAAGCTGCTAAAAAAGCAGACCTCTTGCTTAACCGATTATTTATAGAACCTTTATTGGGCATGGGGTATCCGGTGAATGAAATCAAGACCCTGAGAAGGATAGAAAAATACATCAAACAAAATGATGAGCAGGATCTGAAATTCGATATGGATTTTATTGGTATACAGAATTATACCCGCGAGATTATCCGCTATGCTATGTTCGTTCCATTTCTGCAGGCAAAAATTGTAAATGCCAAGGACCGAAAAGTAGAAATGACAGCTATGGAATGGGAAGTATATCCGGAATCTATTTATCATATCCTAAAAAAATTTCAGGCTTACGAAAATATACCGCCTTTAATTATTACCGAAAATGGTGCTGCCTTTTCGGATACATTACAAAATAATGTGGTACACGACCCTAAAAGACTGCAGTACATACAAAATATATTACAGCAGGTACTACGTGCAAAACAGGAAGGCGTGAATGTAAACGGTTATTTTGTGTGGACTTTCCTTGATAATTTTGAATGGGCGGAAGGTTATCATCCGAGATTTGGCTTGGTACATGTAGACTTTCAGACCCAGCAGCGCACCGTAAAAGCATCTGGACACTGGTATGCCGATTTTATTAAATAA
- a CDS encoding low affinity iron permease family protein has protein sequence MKFKAFFETFANRATSFTGSSSAFTIALAIVIVWLLSGPFFNYSETWQLIINTGTTIITFLMVFLIQKSQNKDSKAIQLKLNELIAASKDASNRMVDIEDLTEKELDQLHQYFVTLAQMTKNEINIHQSHSIDAANKNHIKKQHS, from the coding sequence ATGAAATTCAAGGCTTTTTTCGAAACATTCGCCAATAGAGCAACCAGCTTTACAGGCAGTTCTTCTGCTTTTACAATAGCATTGGCTATTGTTATCGTCTGGCTTCTGAGTGGTCCTTTTTTTAATTACTCAGAAACCTGGCAGCTGATTATCAATACCGGAACAACTATTATAACCTTTTTAATGGTTTTCCTGATTCAGAAGTCACAAAATAAAGACAGTAAAGCCATTCAGCTTAAACTAAATGAGTTGATCGCAGCAAGTAAGGACGCCAGCAACCGTATGGTAGATATTGAAGACCTTACAGAAAAAGAACTCGACCAGCTGCACCAGTATTTTGTAACATTGGCACAAATGACCAAAAATGAGATCAATATCCATCAGTCTCATTCCATAGATGCTGCAAACAAAAACCATATAAAGAAGCAGCATAGCTAA